The Pseudomonas sp. SCA2728.1_7 DNA segment GCCGCGCCGCTGACGAAGAAGGTTGCCATTGGGCCGACGGTGCCGTCACCACACCGGCAGGTTTCCCACAGGCTTATCAGACTTATGCCGAAGGCGGCTGGGTTGGCGTCGGTGGCGATCCGCAATACGGCGGCATGGGCATGCCCAAAGCCGTATCGGCGCAGGTTGAAGAAATGGTCAACTCCGCCAGCCTGTCCTTCGGTCTGTACCCGATGCTGACCGCCGGCGCCTGCCTGTCGATCAACGCCCACGCCAGCGAAGAGCTGAAAGCAGCCTACCTGCCGAACATGTACGCCGGCGTCTGGGCCGGTTCGATGTGCCTGACCGAGCCGCACGCTGGCACCGACCTGGGGATTATTCGCACCAAGGCCGAGCCTCAGGCCGACGGTTCCTACAAGGTCAGCGGCACCAAGATCTTCATCACCGGTGGCGAACACGACCTCACCGAAAACATCATTCACCTGGTGCTGGCCAAGCTGCCGGACGCCCCGGCCGGTCCTAAGGGCATTTCGCTGTTCCTCGTGCCGAAGTTCATGGTCAATGCCGACGGTAGTCTGGGCGCGCGCAACCCGGCGAACTGCGGTTCGATCGAACACAAAATGGGTATCCAGGCCTCCGCGACCTGTGTGATGAACTTCGACGAAGCCGTGGGTTATCTGGTCGGCGAGCCTAACAAAGGCCTGGCCGCGATGTTCACCATGATGAACTACGAGCGTCTCGGTGTTGGCATTCAAGGCCTGGCGACTGGCGAGCGTTCGTATCAGAACGCTGTTGAATACGCCTGCGACCGTCTGCAAAGCCGTTCGCCAACCGGCGCGCAAAACAAAGACAAAGTCGCTGACCCGATCATCGTCCACCCGGACGTGCGGCGCATGCTGCTGACCATGAAAGCCTCGAACGAGGGCGGTCGTGCATTCTCCACCTACGTGGCAATGCAACTCGACACCGCCAAGTTCAGCGAAGACGCCACCACCCGCAAACGTGCGGAAGATCTGGTTGCACTGCTGACGCCGGTGGCCAAGGCATTCCTCACTGATCTGGGTCTGGAAACCACCGTGCACGGCCAGCAGATTTTCGGCGGCCACGGCTACATCCGCGAGTGGGGCCAGGAGCAACTGGTGCGTGAC contains these protein-coding regions:
- a CDS encoding acyl-CoA dehydrogenase C-terminal domain-containing protein — protein: MADYKAPLRDMRFVLNEVFEVAKLWAELPALAETVDAETVEAILEEAGKVTSKSIAPLSRAADEEGCHWADGAVTTPAGFPQAYQTYAEGGWVGVGGDPQYGGMGMPKAVSAQVEEMVNSASLSFGLYPMLTAGACLSINAHASEELKAAYLPNMYAGVWAGSMCLTEPHAGTDLGIIRTKAEPQADGSYKVSGTKIFITGGEHDLTENIIHLVLAKLPDAPAGPKGISLFLVPKFMVNADGSLGARNPANCGSIEHKMGIQASATCVMNFDEAVGYLVGEPNKGLAAMFTMMNYERLGVGIQGLATGERSYQNAVEYACDRLQSRSPTGAQNKDKVADPIIVHPDVRRMLLTMKASNEGGRAFSTYVAMQLDTAKFSEDATTRKRAEDLVALLTPVAKAFLTDLGLETTVHGQQIFGGHGYIREWGQEQLVRDVRITQIYEGTNGIQALDLVGRKIVGSGGAFYKLFADEIRHFTATASADLGEFTKPLNDAVGTLDELTSWLLDRAKTNPNEIGAASVEYLQAFGYVSYAYMWALMAKASMGKEAQDDFYASKLGTARFYFARLLPRIHSLSASVKAGSESLFLLDAAQF